In candidate division WOR-3 bacterium, one DNA window encodes the following:
- the metK gene encoding methionine adenosyltransferase, translating to MARYFITSESVTEGHPDKICDQSADAILDAILEKDPFGRVACEVLTTRGLIFVAGEITTNCYVEIPDLIRDLLVEIGYTDTDMGIDAYTCAIITAIQEQSSDIAMGVNIGGAGDQGMMYGYATNETKELMPMPIILAHKLVRRLAEVRKTNILTYLRPDGKSQVTVEYENDKPIRIDTIILSAQHHPDIKNEKLHADLKKHVVLEVVPKELIDDNTKIYINPTGRFVIGGPQGDTGVTGRKIMVDTYGGVGHHGGGCFSGKDPTKVDRSASYIARYTAKNLVAAGVCDKVEVSLAYAIGVAEPVAVNVHTFGTAKIEEAKIVKILKKLFDFTPQGIIDKLNLRRPVFKKTACYGHFGREEEGFTWELTDMADAIRREAGL from the coding sequence ATGGCACGATATTTTATAACTTCTGAATCAGTTACCGAGGGCCATCCAGACAAAATCTGCGATCAGTCTGCAGACGCTATTCTGGATGCAATACTTGAGAAAGACCCCTTTGGCAGAGTTGCCTGCGAAGTGCTAACGACCAGAGGATTGATTTTTGTGGCGGGTGAGATAACGACTAACTGCTATGTCGAAATTCCTGATTTAATCAGAGACCTTCTGGTTGAAATTGGTTATACTGATACAGATATGGGTATTGACGCCTACACCTGTGCCATAATCACTGCAATTCAAGAACAATCAAGTGATATCGCAATGGGTGTGAATATCGGTGGTGCAGGAGATCAAGGAATGATGTATGGTTATGCTACAAACGAAACGAAAGAGTTGATGCCTATGCCCATTATACTTGCCCATAAACTTGTCCGAAGGCTTGCCGAAGTCCGCAAGACAAATATTTTAACTTATTTAAGACCAGATGGAAAATCTCAAGTAACGGTTGAATATGAAAATGACAAACCAATAAGGATTGATACAATAATTCTTTCTGCCCAACACCATCCTGATATAAAAAATGAAAAATTACATGCCGATCTTAAAAAACATGTTGTGCTGGAGGTCGTTCCAAAAGAATTGATAGATGATAACACAAAGATATATATAAATCCAACTGGTAGATTTGTTATCGGCGGTCCCCAGGGGGATACCGGTGTTACCGGTAGAAAAATTATGGTTGATACTTATGGCGGAGTAGGACATCATGGTGGCGGTTGTTTCTCTGGAAAAGACCCGACAAAAGTTGACCGCTCTGCATCATATATTGCAAGGTATACAGCAAAAAATCTGGTTGCAGCGGGCGTATGTGATAAGGTAGAAGTTTCACTTGCCTATGCTATTGGTGTTGCAGAACCTGTTGCTGTGAATGTCCATACTTTTGGTACCGCAAAGATTGAAGAAGCAAAAATTGTCAAAATTTTGAAAAAATTATTTGATTTTACTCCCCAGGGTATCATTGATAAACTTAACTTGCGCAGACCTGTCTTCAAAAAGACTGCCTGTTATGGACATTTTGGTCGAGAAGAGGAAGGATTCACCTGGGAATTGACCGATATGGCTGATGCCATAAGGCGAGAAGCAGGCTTATAA
- a CDS encoding TonB-dependent receptor, with protein MRRFYWGVILFCSFALATGMGRIQGKVIDESDGTPLIGVNVVVEGTEIGASTDDNGIYVIPFVPVGTYEVTASYVGYNTVTKKNITVMSNQTTFVDFKLAPGVIILEPVVVVEEKPIVIRTQTQTTHISTSEEIKKLPITEINQIITLQAGVSTSNLGTHIRGGRNTEIAYYVDGVLAKAPHYGQQSVQVNKEAVEEIGVITGGFDAEYGEALSGVVNIVTREGGDKTSGSLRYTTDEIFRGDKLNYGYNQYEFSIGGGVLSKSRLRYFLSGESYLTDAHQRAKYKVPSPRFDYKAQGKLSYRLPNAKGKIIFSGFYQREMFRYYSDIWGELSMIYNLDHRAAELRKGYLGSLTFNYMPTTKSIIEAKVGYTKNTRFYAVRDLEEEERQGRKWFDDYIFKANHFPQKLFEIPDTLIKSYLIDSLADPNMSYHYQEFERSTARSLRRNPFGATGFYYTIGDDRMWRYFFNRDYQFNFSYTNAIGEVHEFKTGFNAILQNVGWFDNNLPWTHTPFWDRYNKNPVKGAIFVQDRMDFQGIITRVGIRLDYFDSKASGLRNPSDIRDSTVIETPPKIRLSPRLGFSLPITDRSKFRFNYGHFYQTPTSHDLYRSTEPEVVWLLLRRYNSVVGNPNLTVEKTISYEMGYENQLSDIFALGFIAYYKDIYDLIQTQKIDALPYAYYQVQNLDYGNVKGIELTLKKRMMNYWAFDISYTLQFAKGTASSAWQNYYNIYTENPDPITGQYPIPRIDYWLDFDERHIVNATLGFESPENFIFLPLRNMTTDFIFSYHSGFPYTPTDNKGNKLGDDNSARMPGYINVDANITKGITIQKLNFILFANIYNLFNTEQITQVYSTTGKPDDDGQTSTVSIGQFSNITLSSSYYTPQADHNHDGINNPYELREEYIKARAFYYNNPFHWSPGFRMRVGVGLSF; from the coding sequence ATGAGACGCTTTTATTGGGGAGTGATATTATTCTGTTCTTTTGCCCTGGCAACCGGTATGGGAAGGATCCAGGGCAAAGTGATAGATGAGTCTGACGGCACACCACTCATTGGTGTTAATGTCGTTGTTGAAGGGACGGAGATTGGTGCATCAACCGATGATAATGGTATCTATGTAATTCCGTTTGTTCCAGTGGGAACCTATGAGGTTACCGCCTCTTATGTAGGCTATAATACTGTGACTAAAAAGAACATAACCGTAATGAGCAATCAAACAACATTTGTAGACTTTAAGCTAGCACCCGGAGTGATTATTCTTGAACCGGTGGTTGTTGTTGAGGAGAAGCCGATTGTTATCAGGACCCAGACGCAGACCACACATATTTCTACATCTGAAGAAATAAAAAAATTGCCAATTACCGAGATCAATCAAATCATTACATTACAGGCAGGTGTATCAACGAGTAATCTGGGAACTCATATCAGGGGAGGAAGAAACACCGAGATAGCATATTATGTGGATGGAGTTCTTGCAAAGGCACCACACTATGGACAACAATCTGTTCAGGTAAATAAGGAAGCCGTGGAAGAGATTGGCGTTATCACGGGCGGGTTTGATGCTGAATATGGTGAAGCACTATCTGGGGTTGTCAATATTGTGACTCGCGAAGGAGGTGATAAAACGAGTGGAAGTTTGCGCTACACCACTGATGAAATCTTTCGCGGTGATAAATTGAATTATGGTTATAATCAATATGAGTTCAGTATCGGGGGTGGAGTTTTATCTAAATCAAGACTGAGATACTTTTTATCCGGAGAGTCTTATCTCACTGATGCACATCAGAGAGCAAAATACAAAGTTCCTTCGCCGAGATTTGACTATAAGGCACAGGGCAAATTATCTTATAGACTGCCCAACGCAAAAGGCAAAATAATATTTTCTGGATTTTATCAGAGAGAGATGTTTCGGTACTATAGTGATATTTGGGGTGAATTGAGTATGATCTATAATCTTGACCACCGCGCTGCTGAATTGCGTAAAGGGTATCTGGGAAGTTTGACTTTTAATTATATGCCCACAACAAAGTCAATTATTGAAGCGAAAGTCGGTTATACAAAAAATACAAGGTTTTATGCAGTGCGTGATTTAGAAGAAGAGGAAAGGCAGGGTAGGAAATGGTTTGATGATTATATATTTAAGGCAAATCATTTTCCGCAGAAGTTATTTGAAATCCCTGATACACTTATAAAATCTTATCTGATTGACTCACTTGCTGACCCAAATATGTCTTATCATTATCAAGAATTTGAGAGGTCAACTGCACGCAGTTTACGCCGCAATCCATTTGGCGCTACGGGATTTTATTATACTATCGGCGACGACCGTATGTGGCGTTATTTCTTTAATCGTGATTATCAATTCAATTTTTCTTATACAAATGCTATTGGAGAGGTTCATGAATTCAAGACTGGATTTAATGCAATCTTACAAAATGTGGGATGGTTTGATAATAACCTCCCTTGGACACACACGCCGTTCTGGGACAGATATAACAAAAATCCTGTGAAAGGAGCAATCTTTGTTCAGGACCGTATGGATTTTCAGGGTATTATCACAAGGGTGGGTATCAGGTTGGATTATTTTGATTCCAAGGCAAGTGGCTTGAGGAATCCAAGTGATATAAGAGATTCAACGGTAATTGAAACACCGCCTAAGATAAGGTTATCGCCAAGGCTTGGTTTTTCCTTACCAATAACCGACCGTTCAAAATTTAGATTCAATTACGGACATTTTTATCAAACCCCCACTTCTCATGACCTTTATCGCTCAACTGAACCAGAGGTTGTCTGGCTACTTTTAAGGAGATACAATTCAGTCGTTGGAAATCCAAATCTCACGGTTGAAAAGACGATCTCTTATGAAATGGGTTACGAGAATCAATTATCTGACATTTTCGCGTTAGGTTTTATTGCATACTACAAAGATATTTATGACCTTATACAGACCCAGAAGATTGATGCACTACCTTATGCTTATTACCAGGTTCAAAATCTTGATTATGGAAATGTTAAAGGTATTGAGTTGACTTTGAAAAAACGGATGATGAATTATTGGGCTTTTGATATCTCCTATACGCTTCAATTTGCAAAAGGGACTGCTTCTTCTGCCTGGCAGAATTATTATAACATTTATACTGAAAATCCTGACCCGATTACCGGACAATATCCAATTCCACGCATTGATTACTGGCTTGATTTTGATGAGAGACACATTGTTAATGCAACACTCGGATTTGAATCACCCGAAAATTTTATCTTCCTACCTTTACGCAATATGACGACTGATTTTATATTCTCCTACCATTCAGGCTTTCCATATACGCCAACCGATAATAAGGGAAATAAACTTGGCGATGATAACTCTGCGCGGATGCCCGGTTATATAAATGTTGATGCGAATATCACAAAAGGGATAACAATTCAGAAATTGAATTTTATTCTGTTCGCAAATATCTATAACCTGTTTAACACCGAACAGATAACACAAGTCTATAGTACCACTGGCAAACCCGATGATGATGGTCAGACTTCAACGGTAAGCATTGGGCAATTTTCAAATATTACTCTTTCAAGTTCGTATTACACACCACAGGCGGACCATAATCACGATGGTATAAATAACCCATACGAATTGCGCGAGGAATACATTAAGGCAAGGGCATTTTATTACAATAATCCTTTTCATTGGAGTCCGGGTTTTAGAATGCGAGTAGGGGTAGGACTGAGCTTTTAA
- a CDS encoding class I SAM-dependent methyltransferase: MNLPEDIEKKILSELHLDNIYTRPDIYCKEIDKLRKELVTLSQVLSYECRVVKEFSDAYFCYNFPQNFMKSMILTKKLFNLYMIAIPEEIKILDIGCGDGAGMFGIFYFLHKKQPESRFQLTGIDINDTFIKRCTSMGDWFKQKNFNIDIKLIKESAQKFIQRDKNNYDFIILSNALTEIFKSEKVPLSFIKSLFERLKKFGIIILIEPALKTLTRRLMKLHNDIIVNRIGFILSPCLHNSKCPGLHKKEEWCHQSIKWNPPEYLKMINQKLFRKIEYLKFSYLIISNYNFNSLPANHYPVISRLSIEKGRIKCFICTEGGIVELIRLNRERSVINESFDHVCMGDIIEINNPLMNKSKIWKISRDTNIKRLDF; this comes from the coding sequence ATGAACTTACCTGAAGATATTGAAAAGAAAATCCTTTCGGAATTGCATTTAGATAACATTTATACCCGACCTGATATTTACTGTAAAGAAATAGATAAATTAAGAAAAGAATTAGTCACTTTATCCCAGGTATTATCTTATGAATGTCGGGTAGTTAAAGAGTTTTCGGATGCGTATTTCTGCTATAATTTCCCTCAGAATTTTATGAAATCAATGATATTAACAAAAAAATTATTCAATTTATATATGATAGCAATACCTGAAGAAATCAAAATCCTGGATATTGGCTGTGGAGATGGTGCAGGAATGTTTGGCATTTTTTATTTCCTGCATAAAAAGCAACCCGAAAGTAGATTTCAATTAACTGGCATAGATATAAATGATACATTTATCAAAAGATGTACATCAATGGGAGATTGGTTTAAACAGAAAAATTTCAATATTGATATAAAATTAATAAAAGAATCGGCGCAAAAATTCATTCAAAGGGATAAAAATAATTACGATTTTATAATACTTTCAAATGCCCTTACTGAAATATTTAAATCGGAAAAAGTGCCGTTATCTTTTATCAAATCACTCTTTGAACGCTTAAAAAAATTTGGGATTATCATTCTAATAGAACCAGCACTAAAAACTTTAACCCGCAGGCTTATGAAATTACATAATGATATAATAGTAAATAGAATTGGTTTTATCCTTTCCCCTTGTTTACACAATAGCAAATGCCCCGGACTTCACAAAAAAGAAGAATGGTGCCATCAAAGCATAAAATGGAACCCGCCAGAATATCTAAAAATGATTAACCAAAAGTTATTTAGAAAGATTGAATATTTAAAGTTCTCTTATCTTATCATATCCAATTATAATTTTAATTCGCTCCCTGCTAATCATTATCCTGTTATAAGCCGATTATCTATTGAAAAAGGGAGGATAAAATGTTTCATCTGCACCGAAGGTGGTATCGTAGAATTAATAAGATTGAATCGCGAAAGGAGTGTAATTAATGAGTCATTTGACCATGTTTGTATGGGAGATATAATAGAAATAAATAACCCATTAATGAACAAATCAAAAATTTGGAAAATCAGTAGAGATACGAATATCAAAAGGCTTGATTTTTGA
- the lipB gene encoding lipoyl(octanoyl) transferase LipB: MNQLKILDLGTRGYKESWDLQKELHSKRVAEEIQDTLILVQHNPVVTIGKSGKAENIKVPVKYLEEKGIELYHIERGGDVTFHGPGQLVGYPIFNIKKGLAGIRPFIEKIEDAIIATLIDFGIPADKKEKMIGVWVGEKKICSIGIAVKRWVSFHGFALNVSTDLRYFDLINPCGFKEIKMTSMQEILKCKIEMDIVKKSIIHNFVKIFGFNTVDSLC; encoded by the coding sequence ATGAATCAATTGAAAATTCTTGATCTGGGCACGAGAGGTTATAAAGAGTCATGGGATTTACAAAAAGAATTGCATTCAAAAAGGGTGGCTGAGGAAATTCAGGATACGCTAATTCTTGTTCAACATAATCCTGTGGTTACGATTGGTAAATCAGGAAAAGCTGAAAATATCAAAGTGCCCGTAAAATACCTTGAGGAGAAGGGGATAGAGTTATACCATATTGAGCGTGGGGGAGATGTAACATTTCATGGTCCTGGACAACTTGTCGGATACCCTATATTTAATATAAAAAAAGGACTTGCAGGTATACGACCTTTCATTGAAAAGATTGAAGATGCAATCATCGCTACGCTTATTGATTTCGGAATTCCCGCAGATAAGAAGGAAAAAATGATTGGTGTATGGGTGGGTGAGAAAAAAATCTGTTCAATCGGTATTGCAGTTAAAAGATGGGTGAGTTTTCATGGATTTGCTTTAAATGTCAGCACTGATTTAAGATATTTTGATTTAATTAATCCCTGTGGATTTAAGGAAATAAAAATGACATCAATGCAGGAAATATTAAAATGTAAGATAGAAATGGATATTGTAAAGAAATCTATAATTCATAATTTTGTCAAAATATTTGGATTTAATACAGTAGATAGTTTGTGCTAA
- the ahcY gene encoding adenosylhomocysteinase yields MEFNIKDKKLSKEGHKRIEWAETKMPVLRLIRERFTREKPLKNRCIGCCLHVTTETANLVRTLKSGGARVFLTASNPLSTQDDVAAALVEDGIGVFAVKGESRKEYYYNMNQVIKNKPEILIDDGADLISTVHKKNVKGIIGGTEETTTGVIRLKQMANDNVLQFPIIAVNDSLTKHLFDNRYGTGQSTIDGILRATNILISGCNFVVAGYGWCGRGLAMRAKGCGANVIITEVDPIKALEARMDGYQVMPMIDAAKIGDVFITVTGDINVIRKEHMLKMKDGAIIGNSGHFDVEIDKNGLKKITKKKRLIRNFCEEYTLKNNRRLYLLAEGRLVNLAAAEGHPAMVMDMSFANQALAVEYILNNPGLKNQVYSLPLEIDQEIAHLKLKSMGITIDKLTPEQKRYLASWEMGT; encoded by the coding sequence ATGGAATTTAATATTAAAGATAAAAAATTATCAAAAGAAGGTCATAAAAGAATTGAATGGGCAGAAACAAAGATGCCTGTTCTGCGATTGATTCGTGAACGATTTACGAGGGAAAAACCACTGAAGAATCGGTGTATAGGCTGTTGCCTCCATGTGACAACCGAGACTGCCAATCTGGTGAGAACTCTTAAATCTGGTGGCGCCCGAGTTTTTTTAACCGCCTCAAACCCGCTTTCCACACAGGATGATGTTGCCGCAGCCCTTGTTGAAGATGGAATTGGTGTATTTGCAGTAAAAGGAGAGTCGCGTAAAGAATATTACTATAATATGAATCAGGTAATTAAAAACAAACCGGAAATTCTTATTGATGATGGTGCAGATTTAATATCCACGGTGCACAAAAAGAATGTTAAAGGCATTATTGGTGGGACTGAGGAGACAACAACCGGTGTGATAAGGCTAAAACAGATGGCGAATGATAATGTTTTGCAGTTTCCGATAATTGCCGTAAATGATTCACTAACCAAACATCTTTTTGATAATCGTTACGGCACAGGACAGTCAACCATTGATGGAATCCTGCGAGCAACGAATATATTGATCAGCGGCTGTAATTTTGTGGTTGCAGGGTATGGGTGGTGTGGTAGAGGATTAGCAATGAGGGCAAAAGGCTGTGGCGCAAATGTAATAATCACTGAAGTTGATCCGATAAAGGCACTTGAAGCACGGATGGATGGTTATCAGGTTATGCCAATGATCGATGCAGCAAAGATTGGAGATGTATTTATTACTGTAACTGGTGATATCAATGTAATAAGAAAAGAACATATGTTGAAAATGAAGGACGGCGCGATAATAGGAAACTCAGGACATTTTGATGTAGAGATTGATAAAAATGGATTGAAAAAAATTACAAAGAAAAAGCGACTTATAAGAAATTTCTGTGAAGAGTATACATTAAAAAACAATCGACGGCTATATTTACTTGCGGAAGGAAGACTTGTAAATCTTGCTGCAGCAGAAGGCCATCCGGCAATGGTTATGGATATGTCTTTTGCCAATCAGGCACTTGCCGTAGAATATATTTTAAACAATCCCGGCCTTAAAAATCAGGTATATTCATTGCCCCTTGAAATCGACCAGGAGATCGCCCATCTGAAATTAAAATCTATGGGAATAACAATAGATAAATTAACACCCGAGCAAAAGCGGTATCTCGCATCCTGGGAAATGGGAACATAA
- a CDS encoding PhzF family phenazine biosynthesis protein, whose product MEWVKAKRLCSFTTVPYAGNPAWVIIGMQAHYDEKKMMKLARELNPLSDTTFIFPGDKEADLILRFFSGSEEIKFSGHGTVAAYYAIENEGIIDLIEPTTILKQKTKSGIHAVELRITNKKINRVTISLPPPNTISVDLEIKNVARFLGISPIDISETNMPMSAVQSGHPEIIVPIKSLPQLLDITPNFALMKNYCQRLGITGVVLFTIETNDPEANVHMRHFAPVVGINEDPASGGAAVALGYYLVKNKIVKIEETTRIVVEQGYSLQMPGLVYVHIYTHNNEILRTAFGGQAVMTFEGKICLP is encoded by the coding sequence ATGGAATGGGTAAAGGCTAAGAGATTATGTTCATTTACTACAGTTCCATATGCAGGCAATCCGGCATGGGTCATAATCGGTATGCAAGCACATTATGATGAGAAAAAAATGATGAAATTGGCCCGTGAATTAAATCCACTTTCGGATACAACATTTATATTCCCGGGTGATAAAGAAGCAGACTTAATTTTGAGATTTTTCAGTGGTTCTGAAGAAATAAAATTTTCTGGACACGGTACGGTTGCTGCCTATTATGCAATTGAAAATGAAGGTATTATTGATTTGATAGAGCCGACCACAATATTAAAACAAAAAACAAAATCAGGAATCCATGCAGTGGAGTTGCGAATTACAAATAAAAAAATAAATCGTGTTACAATCTCCCTTCCGCCGCCCAATACTATAAGTGTTGATCTGGAAATAAAGAATGTTGCTCGATTTTTAGGTATATCACCAATTGATATTTCTGAAACAAATATGCCGATGAGTGCGGTACAGTCGGGACATCCAGAGATAATAGTGCCGATTAAATCGTTGCCACAATTATTGGATATAACACCGAATTTTGCATTGATGAAAAATTATTGTCAGCGATTGGGTATTACCGGGGTTGTTTTATTCACTATAGAAACAAATGACCCGGAGGCCAATGTCCATATGCGCCATTTTGCGCCGGTCGTAGGTATCAATGAAGACCCTGCATCCGGGGGTGCAGCAGTCGCCCTGGGTTATTATCTTGTGAAAAATAAAATTGTTAAAATAGAAGAAACAACCCGTATCGTTGTTGAACAGGGATACTCACTCCAGATGCCGGGATTGGTTTATGTTCATATTTATACACACAATAATGAAATTTTGAGAACCGCCTTTGGCGGTCAGGCGGTTATGACCTTTGAGGGTAAAATTTGTTTACCCTGA
- a CDS encoding (2Fe-2S)-binding protein, whose protein sequence is MKIICRCEDITEEEIVQKIKEGYHTMDELKRILRVTMGLCQGKGCRRHIVRIIARELGIPVEKIKQPTYRPPTKPVPIKACGKRLQIAK, encoded by the coding sequence ATGAAGATTATTTGCCGTTGTGAAGATATTACTGAAGAAGAGATTGTCCAGAAAATTAAAGAAGGTTATCATACTATGGACGAGCTGAAAAGAATTTTAAGAGTGACAATGGGTTTATGTCAGGGCAAGGGATGTAGAAGGCATATTGTAAGAATCATTGCACGCGAGCTCGGTATCCCTGTAGAAAAGATAAAGCAACCTACTTACAGACCGCCGACCAAACCCGTTCCAATAAAGGCATGTGGTAAGAGACTTCAAATCGCGAAATAA
- a CDS encoding adenosylcobalamin-dependent ribonucleoside-diphosphate reductase, which produces MIKSIIKRDGTIVEFKPEKIYLAIEKALRATNEDTELAKKIGDEVIAEIEQRFGSLKPNVEDIQDIVEQILIKNEKFNTARAYIVYRQLRTDIRNKKAILGVKDQLKLSLNSLKVLSERYLLQDSKGKPVESPAEMFRRVAKAIAQVDANYNEDANKSEEEFYQVMANLEFLPNSPTLMNAGCTLGQLSACFVLPIDDSLISIFETLKNTALIHQSGGGTGFSFSKIRPKGDMVRSTMGIASGPLSFMRIFDCATEVIKQGGKRRGANMGILNVDHPDIVDFIRAKEKENELNNFNISVAVSDDFINRAINNQGYDLINPRTQRPVKNINARDIFDMIVLNAWKTGDPGIIFIDEINRRNPTPDLGKIESTNPCGEVPLLPYESCNLGSINLARMFVDGNFSYEKLRNVIEIAVHFLDNVIDANKYPLPEIEKITRGNRKIGLGVMGFADCLIKIGIPYDSDEALKFADNLANFIQNEARRVSKTLGERRGSFPNIEKSIYKNSQPMRNATVTSIAPTGTISMIADTSSGIEPLFSVGYLRNVLDTTFVVVNPIFEEIAHKRGFYSPDLISEIVREGSLKKIREIPEDVKRLFPIAHEIMPEIHLKMQAVFQKYVDNAVSKTINLPEDATLEQTRAAFLLAHRLKCKGVTIYRYNSKKTQVLEFGDVDFFKKCGSGVCDI; this is translated from the coding sequence ATGATAAAATCTATAATCAAAAGAGATGGTACGATTGTAGAATTCAAACCCGAGAAAATTTATCTGGCAATTGAGAAGGCGTTGAGGGCAACGAATGAAGATACAGAACTTGCCAAAAAAATTGGGGATGAAGTAATAGCAGAGATTGAACAAAGATTTGGGAGTTTAAAACCAAATGTAGAGGATATTCAGGATATTGTAGAACAAATCCTTATTAAAAATGAGAAATTTAATACCGCACGAGCGTATATCGTTTATCGACAATTGAGAACAGATATCAGAAATAAAAAGGCGATACTTGGTGTCAAAGATCAACTGAAACTCTCCCTGAACAGTTTAAAGGTTTTGAGCGAGAGATATCTTTTGCAGGACAGCAAAGGAAAACCTGTAGAATCTCCTGCTGAAATGTTTAGAAGGGTTGCAAAAGCGATTGCACAGGTTGATGCAAATTATAATGAGGATGCAAATAAATCAGAAGAGGAATTTTATCAGGTAATGGCGAACCTTGAGTTTCTCCCAAATTCACCAACTCTTATGAACGCTGGCTGTACGCTTGGTCAACTTTCTGCCTGCTTTGTGTTGCCCATAGATGATTCTTTGATCAGCATTTTTGAAACTCTTAAAAACACCGCACTGATTCATCAATCAGGTGGTGGAACCGGATTCTCTTTTTCTAAAATCAGACCCAAGGGTGATATGGTGCGTTCTACAATGGGTATAGCATCCGGTCCGCTTTCCTTTATGAGAATTTTTGATTGTGCCACCGAGGTGATAAAACAGGGGGGTAAACGGCGTGGTGCAAATATGGGTATATTAAATGTTGACCATCCCGATATTGTTGATTTCATAAGGGCAAAAGAAAAAGAAAACGAATTAAATAATTTTAATATTTCTGTGGCGGTGTCAGATGATTTTATAAATCGTGCAATAAATAATCAGGGTTATGATCTGATAAATCCAAGAACACAGCGACCGGTTAAAAATATTAATGCCCGAGATATTTTTGATATGATAGTATTAAATGCCTGGAAAACTGGTGACCCGGGAATTATATTTATAGATGAAATCAATCGGAGGAACCCTACACCTGATTTAGGCAAAATAGAGAGTACAAATCCCTGTGGTGAGGTTCCTTTGTTACCTTATGAATCCTGCAACTTGGGTTCGATCAATCTTGCAAGAATGTTTGTGGATGGTAATTTCAGTTATGAAAAATTGAGAAATGTCATTGAAATTGCGGTTCACTTTCTTGATAATGTGATTGACGCGAATAAATATCCATTACCTGAAATTGAAAAGATTACCAGGGGTAACAGAAAGATTGGTCTGGGTGTGATGGGATTTGCTGATTGTCTGATAAAAATCGGGATTCCTTATGATTCAGATGAGGCATTGAAATTTGCTGATAATTTGGCAAATTTTATTCAGAATGAAGCTCGGCGTGTCTCCAAGACACTCGGTGAGAGAAGGGGTTCTTTTCCCAATATTGAAAAATCAATATATAAAAATTCGCAACCGATGAGAAATGCTACAGTCACATCAATCGCACCGACTGGAACGATAAGTATGATTGCCGATACATCTTCGGGCATTGAACCTTTGTTCTCTGTCGGCTATCTTCGTAATGTTCTTGATACGACATTTGTTGTTGTAAATCCAATTTTTGAAGAGATTGCTCATAAAAGAGGATTTTATTCGCCGGATTTAATTTCTGAGATTGTTCGGGAAGGTTCGTTAAAGAAGATCAGGGAAATACCTGAAGATGTAAAGAGATTATTCCCCATTGCCCATGAGATAATGCCTGAGATACATTTGAAGATGCAGGCTGTATTCCAAAAATATGTTGATAATGCAGTCAGCAAGACAATTAATCTTCCTGAGGATGCGACATTAGAACAGACCCGCGCCGCATTTTTACTTGCTCATAGGTTGAAATGTAAGGGAGTTACTATCTATCGCTACAATAGCAAAAAGACCCAGGTTTTAGAATTCGGTGATGTTGACTTTTTTAAGAAATGTGGTAGTGGTGTGTGTGATATATAG